A region of the Roseiflexus sp. RS-1 genome:
CATTCTCGATCTGCGCAACAACCCCGGCGGGCTGGTGACGCAACTGGTTGCGGTAGCAAGCCAGTTCATGCCGGAAGGAACCACTGTCCTGCTCGAACAGGAGCGTGATAGTTCACGTCGCCCATACACGACGAGCGAAGGGGGCCTGGCGCTCGATATTCCCATGGTTGTGCTGGTGAACGGCAACAGTGCCAGCGCCGCCGAGATCCTTGCCGGATCATTGCAGGAAAACGGACGCGCGCGCGTCATCGGTCAGGCAACATTTGGTACCGCAACTGTTCTACGACCGTTCGATCTGGAAGGCGGCGCCCAGGTGCGCCTGGGAACCTCGCAGTGGTTGACCCCCAAAGGCAGGGTGGTGCGCGGGGCTGGCATTCAACCCGACGAACTGATTGCGCTGGCGCCGGGAGTTGCGCCGCTCACACCGGCTGAAGCAGCGGCGCTGAGCCTGGACGACCTGCTGCGCAGCAATGATGTTCAACTGGTGCGCGGGATCGAGGTGGTACGCGAGGTGCTGGCGAGCAAAACTTCTTAGCCGATAACCGATAACCGATAGGCGATAGGTGATAGGCGATAGGCGATAGGCGATAACTGATAGCCGATAGGCGATAGGCGATAGGGTCACCGTTGGAGTTCGCGCGGCGCGCAGGCGTGCTCTGCATCGGAGAGCCGGAAGAGAACACGGATTGGCACGGATATAACGGATGCGCACGGATGGCAAAGAGTATCCCCTCCGCCGCAGCCCTCACAGGGGTGGATTTTTTGGCAAGCGCCTGCGTGCCATCTTCCGTTTCAGCCATCAGGACGCCCAAACTCCCCCTTCTCCCCTTGTGGGAGAAGGGGGCAGGGGGGATGAGGGGCAAAAGCGCACGGGAATGCAGAACATCGCTCATCTCTCCCAAAAACTCTACACTTGAGTGCCGCTGCAAACCGGATGGCAGCAATGCGGCGGGTAGCGCGCACCTCAGGCGGGCTGAAGCCCTGGCTGAAGTCGGGCAAGCCCTGCGGGCTGGATCAACCCAGGTTCCTCCGGCACATGGCCAGGATAACCGACACGCCAGCCCCGCAGGGGCTTCCATGCGCTCAGGGAGGGCTTCAGCCCGCACGAGCAACGTCGCGTTCCGCGCAGGCGGGCTTTGCCCTGGATGGCCGAGGACTTATGGTCTTTGAGTAATTATTCCGCTCCAGCCCGCGCAGGCGGGCTTCGCCTTGCATAGCCGAGGGCTTCAGCATCTCCATCAGCCCTCGCTGAGCGCCTGGAACCTGGGAGCGCGGGCGTCTCGCCCGCATGCCTGAAACCTGGGAGCGCGGGCGTCTCGCCCGCATGCGTTGAAGAATAACCCACGGATGAGCACGGATGGCAGGCAACCGGTCTGCCCTTCACTGATACAATGTACGTGTCTCCGCGCCTTCGCGCCTCCGCGTGAGCCGGTCTGATGCACGCGGAGACGCCGAGGACACGGAGAGATGTCGCACGAGGCGTCGTCCATTGGGTTCAACCTTTGTGAGAACCGCTATAAATTCTCAATCTCCATCATTTCGGTCATCGCGTCGGGCACGCAAGGCGGCGTGTAGACCGAAATTCATTTCGGTCGCCGCGTCGAGCGCGCGAGGCGGAGTGTAGACCGAAATTATGGTCTTTGAAGAAATAATCCGGTATAGCCCGCGCAGGCGGGCTTCGCCTTGCATAGCCGAGGGCTTCAGCCCGACGGCTAGCGCGGGATAGCGGATTTATTTCTCAATCTCTATAAGCCCTACCTGAAGTCGGGCAAGCCCTGCGGGCTGGATCAACCCAGGTTCCCCTGGCACATGGCCAGGATAACCGACACGCCAGCCCCGCAGGGACTTCCACGCGCTCAGGGAGGGCTTCAGCCCGCTGCGCCCCAGCCCCGCAGCAGGGGCTTCCACGCGCTCAGGGAGGGCTTCAGCCCGCTGCGCCCCAGCCCCGCAGGGACTTCCACGCGCTCAGGGAGGGCTTCAGCCCGCTGCGCCCCAGCCCCGCAGGGACTTCCACGCGCTCAGGGAGGGCTTATGGTCTTTGAGTAATTATTCCGCCATAGCCCGCGCAGGCGGGCTTCGCCTTGGCTAGCCGAGGGCTTCAGCCCCACGGCTAGCGCGGGATAGCGGATTTATTTCTCAATCTCCATCAGCCCGCACGAGCGGAGTCACGCCTGACGACGGGCGATGGCGGATGTCTTCTCCTACCGCCATAATGCTCAACCTTCATCATTTCAGTCGCCGCGCGGGGAATGCAGAGTGGGAAGTAGGGACGTCCGGCCCGGCGCAGGCGCAATGGCAGAATTGGGTATAGCGACCGAATAATCACCTTTGATCGCTGCAGATGGGCTATCGGCCCTGGTTGCGCTTTCGATTAGGCCGATTTCGGTTCCGTCGCTTCGAAGCCTGCTCAGACCGCTCAACATCCCTGCGCGCATCTTCAAGGGTGCGATTCAATACAACATCCCGGCGCGCATCTTCAAGGGCGCGTTTCAATGCCTGCTCATACAAAAACGCCGGATTCAATTGCTGCTGCTTCAAAGCCTGCTCATACCGCTCAATATCCCTGCGCGCATCGTCAAACGCGGGACTCAATTCAAGCGCGCGCCGGGCATCCGCGAGCGCCCGCTCATAGTCAGGGGGAACCTCGGCTGCCCACGTTAACCCGCGATTGCGGTAGGCGATGGCGTGTGCCGGCCAAAGCTCTATTGCGCGCGAGAAGTGTTGTCGCGCCTCACGAACGTTCTTCTGAGCGTAGGCGACATCACCCAGCCCGAGGCAGGCAGCAGCGTGGGTCGCGGGCGCGGCATCGGGAATGGCGAGCGCCTGCGCATACCACTCCGCTGCCTTCGTCCACTGCTGCTGTGCTGCGGCGACATCGCCCAGCCCGATGCAGGCATCAGCGCGGGTATCGGCAGCGCCAGACGTGTCGAAGGCTTTCTGATACCACTGCGCCGCCTCCGCCCACTGCTGCTGGCGCTCGGCGACATTGCCTTGCTCTAGACAGGCACGAGCACGGGTATCAGGCGCAGTGAGAGCCTGCTCATACCGCTCAACATCCCTGCGCGCATTTTCATATGCGGAGTCCAACTCGAGCGCGCGCCGGGCATCCGCGAGCGCCCGCTCATAGTCAGGAGGGTTCTCGGCCGCCCACGTTAATCCGCGATTGCGGTAGGCGATGGCGTTTGCCGGCTGAAGCTCGATTGCGCGCGAGTAGTGCTGTCGCGCCTCACGAACGTTCTTCTGAGCATAGGCGACATTGCCCAGCCCGTGGCAGGCAGTCGCGCGGGTGTCGGATGCGGCGCCGGGCATATCGAGCGCCTGCTGATACCACTGCGCCGCCTCCACCCACTGCTGCTGGCGCTCGGCGACAACACCCAGCCCGTGGCAGGCACGCTCGCGGGTATCAGGCGCGGCGCCGGGCATATCGAGCGCCTGCCGACGCCACCGCGCCGCCTCCGCCCACTGCTGCTGTTCTGCGGCGACATACCCCAGCCCGTTGCAAGCACGCGCGCGGGTGTCAGGCGTGGCGCCGGGCATATCGAGCGCCTGCCGATACCACTGCGCCGCCTCCGCCCACTGCTGCTGTTCTACGGCAACAGCGCCCAGCCCGTTGCAAGCACGCGCGCGGGTATCAGGCGCGGCGCCGGGCATATCGAGCGCCTGCCGATACCACTGCGCCGCCTCTTCCCACTGCTGCTGCCGCTCGGCGACAACGCCCAGCCCGAGGCAGACACGCGCACGGGTCGCGGGCGCGGCGCCGGGCATATCGAGCGCCTGCCGATACCACTGCGCCGCCTCTGCCCACTGCTGCTGGTGCTCGGCGACAATGGCGCGATGAAGCGCCAGCAGCAGCGCTTTGTTTGCATCATCACCGCGCCGTTTCGCAGCGGCCAGCCCGGCTTCGAGCCATGGCAAAAGATCATCGTACAGGATATACCAGTATGAGAAACGTGCATTGGCATAGATAACCAGTTCACGATCAAGATCCGGCGCCCTCTCCAGCGCTATCGCCTGGCCCTTGCTGATCGCCGCCCAATCGCGCTCGAAGAGCGTCTGTGCTGTCACGTCTGATTCCTCGCTGTACTGCTGCGCCTTCTGCGCGTAGTGACGGGCGAATGCGTCACCGACCGCCTGTTGCTGATCGGGCGGCATTTGGCGGAAGGCATCCTGCGCGTGGGCGCGCACAATTGAAGGACGAACCTCGTAACGACGCGCCTCGACCTGACGCAGGATGCCCATTGCTCGAAGGTTATCGAGTTTCTCGTCGTCCACCGTGTCCACAATCGGCGCGAGGACCGGACGGGCATCCGCCACATCGAACGAGCCGGGAAAGATGCCGAGTCCGGCATACAGCGCCCGATCCTGCGCACTCAGACGCTCAATGATCTGCGCGAGGGCGCGCGTGGCCACAGGCTCCCATTCGTCAGAGGAGCCGAGGGAAGCATTGTGAGCGTTACGATCGCCTGGGGTTTGCTGAATAATTCCAGGGACAGAGATGCTCAAGCGCAAGCGCAGGCCCGGCGCTTGTTCGGTTGGGAGCGTTTCTACCAGGATAGAAGAGCCAGGGGGAGCGTCGTGATCACCTGGAGTGTGCTGAATAATGCCAAGAACAGAGGCGCTCAAGCGCAAGAGCAGGACCGGCGCTTGTTCAGCAGTTGATTCGAGAAGCGCATCGCGGCAGCGACGCAGGTGGATCGCCTCTGTCGCCAACGCGCTGACGATTGCCTGGCGCTCCGCCTGATCGCTCGCAGCGCGGAAACGGGCTTCGGTCTGATCGGCAAGGTCGGCAAAGAAGGCGGCATACCGCGCAACGACCTCTTGCGGCTCATCGGGCGATTGATGCAGTAACGTGCGCGCGAATAATGCGATCGGGTCGTACAGGTAGAAGCGTTGGGAATCAGGCGCCCGCTCCACCAGACCACTCCGCAGGAGTTGCCTGAAGGTCTCGTCAGTTCCACTCCCAACGGTGACCGCCAGACGTTCGTCGAAATGAAGGCCGCTAAAGATAGCCAGCGACCGGAACATTCGTTGGGCATCCTCGGTCAACCGAACATAGCTGAGGCGAAAGACCTCTTCAACCGTTGCCCGGTTGGGTTCAGCACTATAGGGCAGCTGTAGCAGCCGGTTGAGAAACGCGCTGAATGTCCATGCGCCGGCCGCGTGGTCATGTTCCAGTTGAGAAAGATAACGTACAGCCGCTTCGAGACTCCCGCCATCTTCGGCTTCATTCTTCAACATCCGGCTGAGCACCAGCACCACAAGGGGAATGCCGCTGCCAAGCCGATGAATGCGCTGACAGACAGATCTGCCATCGGGCGAGTCAGGATTCCATGAAATCGTCTGATCTGCTGGCCACTCCTTCTTGATGATGCGCTGTGACTCCGGCTCGTCCATCGGTTTCAGTCGAAGCTGAGGCATGCGCCGCAGTTTATAAAGCGGGTGTTCGGGCCGGGTAATGACCAGCAGCGCATTGCCCTCTGGTGGCTCAAATGCGCTTAAGTCCGCCGTATTAGGAGGATTGTCAATAATGATCAGTCGGTGTTTCCCGATCAGCGACCGGACGTATAACCTCTGTAAGAAATCTGTTACATCAGGATCGTCTTTTTGAGCCGTCAGGCGCTCGAATTGCCTGGCTCGATCTTCTTCGCTGGCAGGCAGGCCAAGGGCCTGGTTGATCTGTTTGTTGTCAATCCCGGCGCCGACAAGGAAGCGAAACAAGACCTGGGCTGTTGTGTCACTGGCATGTTCAGGGTAGATGCCCGCAGCGTCAAAGTAGAAACGACCGCCAGGGTAAGCCTGTCTGATCCGCCGGTCATAACTGGTAAACAGTGCCAGCGACGTTTTCCCAATGCCGCCAATCCCGGTCACCACCGCAACTGGCACGCTTGCCGGACGAAACAGCCGCCGGAAGGTAATGGCATGGAGGAATGCCTTGAGCGCAGACTGTTTCGGCACGGTCAGGATCATGTCTGTCAGCGCCCGCTGCTCTTTCTGCCGGGTCGCCGGTATGAACTCTCGAGCCTTCAGGTCATCACTGAGATTTTCAGGCAACTGCAAAAGACGGATGGTAGAGGCTTCCTTGAAACCGGATAGATCAGCATTCTCAGGCTGCTGTCCGCGATATTGCTGGTAGGCAATCCAGATCGCGCCCGCTGCAATAAAAGCGAAGATCAGGATGCTGGCGACGATAAAGCGGAGCGGATCGGCATTGTACATCTGCACAATCCAATCCCGAAGGGGATCGCTGAACAGTTGCACTGCGTTCGCAACGACGAAAGCGATGACAGCAACGATTGCAACCACTCCCACATATAACGGAAACCGTCGCACGTGCATGTCCACGCTCATCAAGTTCAATCGCAGAAGGGCGACCTCTCTATTCTATATATTGTACGTCGGAGTGAACCCTTGGGTCGCCAGGAGCCGACCAGGGAGTAATGAAGATTGAGAATATAATCCGGTATGCGCCGCGTGCCGTCGGGGTGATGGCGATTGAGCATTATAGCAGTTCTCATAGAGGTTGAACCTCCTCGGACAACCGCAGCACGTGCGGGCTAAAGCCCTCCCTGAGCGCGTGGAAGCCCCTGCGGGGCTGGCGTTTCGGTTACCCTTGCCATATTCCGGGGGGACCGGGGTTGATCCAGCCCGCAGGGCTTGCCCGACCTCAGCCAGGGCTTCAGCCCGCCGGAGGCGAAGATGGAACGTTCCAGAAATCCAGTCAAGGGTTCAACGTATCTGAGAACCGCTATCCATCCGCTATCCCGCGCTAGCCGTCGGGCTGAAGCCCTCGGCCAGGCAAGGCGAAGCCCGCCTGCGCGGGCTATACCGGATTATTTCTTCAAAGTCCATCATTTCGGTCTACACTCCGCATCGCGCTCCCCAAGCGGCGACCGAAATGAACTTCGGTCGTAACTACTCAGGCTGCCTGGCGTTCAGCGATTGAAATCGCCTCTGGAAGGCTTTTAGCCGGGCGTCCACCTGCGTGGACGCTGCCACGGCGACCGCGTAGGCGGTCGCCCGGCGCGAAGCGTCCTCTCAGGCGCGGTTTCAACCGCATGCCTGAGCAGTTACCTTCGGTCTACACTCCGCATCGCGCTCCCCGAGCGGCGACCGAAATGAACTTCGGTCGTAACTACTCAGGCTGCCTGGCGTTCAGCGATTGAAATCGCCTCTGGAAGGCTTTTAGCCGGGCGTCCACCTGCGTGGACGCTGCCACGGCGACCGCGTAGGCGGTCGCCCGGCGCGAAGCGTCCTCTCAGGCGCGGTTTCAACCGCATGCCTGAGCAGTTACCTTCGGTCTACACTCCGCATCGCGCTCCCCAAGCGGCGACCGAAATGAACTTCGGTCGTAACTACTCAGGCTGCCTGGCGTTCAGCGATTGAAATCGCCTCTGGAAGGCTTTTAGCCGGGCGTCCACCTGCGTGGACGCTGCCACGGCGACCGCATAGGCGGTCGCCCGGCGCGAAGCGTCCTCTCAGGCGCGGTTTCAACCGCATGCCTGAGCAGTTACCTTCGGTCTACACTCCGCCGGAAGCGGGCATCTCGCACAATGCGGCAGGACCGGACAGGGGTCAGCATATCTGAGAACTGCTCATAATTGAACATCGCCGACCAGAACCGCTCAGGAAATGCACCACAATGCTGCGGCATAATTATAACATCCACATTGGTACGGTTCACGTGATGGTATAGTCCATATGAGATTGCCTGCTATTGATCAGGTCGGCAATCGAGCCATAGGATCTGCCTCTGCGTCCGCTGCGTCTAGTATAATCTAACGGGACACGGTATACCGTTCTGCGCCAGGTTCACGAGATCGCCGCGGAGTGTTGGGTAGCCGTGTCCTTCAACGCGACCAAGCCGAACAGTTATCTGGGCCCTCAAACCCGCATATGCTAGCAAGGCTGGCGCCGTTTTCCTCAGGAGGTTCTGTGTATGGCTTCCCGTGAGTCGCTCTTTATCGGCATTGATGTCTCCAAACAGACGCTGGATGTGGCGTTTGGCGCCGACCCGCACGCGCCACGCGAGACGATACCGTCTACCGACGAAGGTGTCCAGCTCCTGGTCACGCGACTCCAGCGCCTGCAGCCGACCCTGATTGTGCTGGAGGCGACCGGCGGGCTGGAGCGCATGGTGTTCGCCCAACTGCTCCAGGCTGGCGTGCCGACGGCGCGGGTGCAGCCACGCCGCGTGCGCGCCCTGGCGCACGCGGAAGGACGCCAGGCGAAGACCGACCGCCTGGATGCCCGGTTGCTCGCCCGCTTTGCCGAACGGGTGCGCCCGCCGCACCACCAAGCGACGGACGAGCAGCGCGCATCCTTGCGCGACCTGCTGGTCCGGCGGGCGCAGGTGATTCCGATGCGGACGGCTGAGATCAATCGGTTGACGGCTGCCGCGCCGAACCTCCGCCCGGGCATCCAGCAGCATATTGATTGGCTGGATCAGGAGATCCGTGCGCTTGAGCAGGAACGCGACAACGAGGCGGAGCGCACCGACGAGGTGCGCCGGAAACGGGAGCTGCGCGAAAGCGTGCCCGGCATCGGCGCGATCACCGCACTGAACCTGCTGCTCCGCCTGCCCGAACTGGGGACCATCAATCGCACGGAAGCGGCGGCCGTTGTGGGCGTTGCGCCGTATGCCAATCAGAGCGGCGCACAGCACAAACCCCGGCATATCTCCGGCGGCAGGAGGGATGTGCGCAGCGTGTTGTACATGGCGACCCTGGCGGCCACGCGGCGCCGTCTGGTCAGGCGCGCCTTCGATCAGCGCCTGTGTCAAGCTGGCAAGCCGCGCAAGGTCGCCATCGTCGCTGCGATGCGCAAGCTGCTGACTATTCTCGGCGCAATATTGCGTCAGCAAAAGCCCTGGGATCCGGCTGTGCATACGAGCGCCCCTTGACAAGCAACACAGTTACTCTGCGGTGAAATTGTGCATGCGTCGCCGCCGCAGGCGCGATACCACGATCTGCCTCTGCGCCTGCCACGTCTCTGCGGTGATATACCCTTTTTGCGGCGGACTCAGAAATATCAGTTGACCAGCCACGCATCGATCTCGTCGAGGGCGGCAGCGACGGTGAGGAGCAGTTCGGCGCCGCCGATGAGCGCCAGGGTGTCGGACGCCCAACCGATGCACTGAAGGGTTTCCGTGCGCCCAAGTGGTGCGATGGTCAGAAACGCCTGACCGAGGAGGCGCCGGGCGCGTTGCAGGTCGCCTGCCCCGGCTGCGGCGCGCGCGGTGGCAACGAGCGCGCGCGCACGCTCCAGCGGTCGCGGAATGAGCAGCGCCACTGCCCCGGCGTCGTCGGGCAATTCGTGGGCGGCGAGCGCCTGTGCTGCTGCAAGCAGGTAACGACTGCGTGTATCAGGTGGAAGGACACTTGCAATGTCGGTGAACACACGCGCGCGCGCGCCGGTTTCGACCAGCGAGTGTGCAATTGCCGCCTGCGCGCGCGCGCGCTCGGCGGGGACGGCGATCTGCCCGGCGCGCGCATGGGCTGCCGCCGCTGCGCCGGAACGCGCCCAGGCAATCGCCAGGTCTGCTTCCAGCCGCGCCCGCGCTGCATCATCGCCGATCTGCGTTGCCAGCGCAAATGCCTCACGATGACGACCGTTCACCGCCAGGATCCGCGCCAGTTCGTCGAGCGCCCAGCCACGTTCATCCTCGTCCGTAATGGTGAGTGCAACCGTCTCGGCGGTCGTGTAGTCTCCACGGCGCGCCAGGGCAATGGCAATGCGCGAATGGGCGCGGTCGCGCTCCTCGCCCTCCGGCAGGAGCGCCGCCATGCGCATCCCTACCTGGAACTGCCCACTGGCAGCTTCGGCGGCTGCCAGCGCCGCGATGACCGATGCTCGTTCTTCGCCCTCAACCGCCACTGCTGCGGTTGCCGCCTCGTCGAGCGCCTGAGCGGCAACCGGCGGATGGTCGAGCGCCATGTCGATCAGACAGCGGGCGCGGGTCTCATGGTCGTCGATCATGCGCGCCACTTCGAGCGCGGTTTCCGGCGCCACCTGGACGATCAACGCGCGCGCCACCTGCGCCAGAGCACGATCACGCAGCGCCGGGTTTGGCAGGAGCATCACCCGATCAACTGCGCGTGGGTTGCCGCGCCGCGCTGCGTCGCACGCCAGTTCGGCGGTCACCCACGCAACGGCAGTAGCGGCGCGCAGCGTATCGAGCACCAGACCGGCGCGTTCGTAGTCGCCAGCGCGTGCATGGGCAATCGCCACTTCTGCCATCGCCCAGTCGTGGTTGCCCGGATGACTGATTGCATAGGCGACCTCCTCAGCGCGACTGCGGCGTCCATGAGCGATGAGCCAGCGCACGACTTCGGTTTCGATCATGCCGCGTCGTTCGGTATGCACAATGCGTGTGGTGATGCCGAGCGCCGTGTCGGGAGCGCCAATGCCGATGGCAGCGCGCGCCAGGGCGACCAGCGTTTCCTCATGCTGGTCGCGCCACTGCCGGGTTGGTCCTGGCGCTTCCAGGTCAAGCGCCTCCGAAAGCATCCGCATTGCCGGTGCGCGCATGCGTAATGTATAACAGACTTCTCCGAGATGGCGCAGTGCCAGCGCTTTGTCACGTCCATCCGGCAGTTGATCGATCATTGCGCGAATACGCCTCATGGTGGCGTCGCGCGGTTGACCACGGTCAACCGCAGCGGCAAAGACTTCCGCAGGGGCGTGGGGCGGCAGGCTGCGTGACAGAAAGGTGAGCGCGCCAGCCAGCGCCGCTGCCCGCACCAGGTGCAACGCAGGTCCATCTTCCGCCGTCGCGCGCAGCATCCACAACGCATCATTCGCAGCATCGTTCAGATCACCGGTGCGTCGCTCCTGAGCGCGCACCCACGTCCGCCGAACAATGACATCAATCATGCTGCGCGTCGCAGCGCCTCCGAGCGTGATGTGCCGCGCAAATTCGCGGCTCAGCGTCTGCTCATCCTGCCAGCCTGATCGCTCAGGTGCGCCGTTCGACCGCGTTTGAACCAGTTCGACAAACCGCGCGTGCGCTGCCGCAATTCCATCGGGCGACGCATGCATAATAAATGCGCGCGTGGCGCGATGGTAAAGGCGAACCCCCTCATCGGTGCGTTCGATCAACTGACCCCAGCGTTGCAACAGGCGAATGATGGCGTCTTCGGCGCATGCTGCGAGCGCAGCAATCAGCGATACCGGCAACGGGTGATGCGCCGCAGCGAGAATATGCGCCAGGGCGCGCCCCTGTGCATCCAGCCCTTCCCACCAGCGCTGATGGAGAGCGGACAGTCCATGCGGAAGACGACGAATATCCAGGACGCGGGTTGCCGCCAGTCCCGGCGCCAGTCGGACATACAGCGGCGACCCCTGGCTTCGGCTGGCAATCACCGTCGCCAGGCGGCGATGGACGCCCCGATGGGCAGCCATTTCTGTCAGCCAGGTTTCACCGCTCTGAAGCGTCACGCGTGCGGTGATACGCTCGTCGATCACCGGTTGCTGTTCACCAGGAGTCGTAGCCATCACCACGACCACGCCAGGCGGAACGCACACCGGCAGCGGCGGCGGCGTCGGTGTGCGGGTTTCGTCCGGTATGCGCCCAATAACAACAACCAACGGATCACCAGACTGACGCTTCGCGCTGGCTTCCTCCAGCAGTCGTTCGATTGTCAGGGCATCACGCGCAGCGACAGGTGGTACGAGCGGAATGGGAAGATCAGAGAGCGCCAGCACCTGGGCGCAGAGCGCGGTCAGCCCTGCGCCAGCATCGTCTTCGGGCAGCCAGAATGCCCAACGGCGCGTGGCAGCGAGCCAGCAGATCAGCGCCGTTGCACCACCGCCGGTTTCGCATTCGAGGGCAACGATACCGCCTTCGCTCTCACCAACGGCTGCATCGATCTGCGCTACCGCCACCGGATGCGGCACGAACAGCGCACATCGCTCAGCGATGCGGTGCATCTGCGCCATCAGCGAGCGATGCGCCTGATGCTGAAGATGTGGATGCTCTGCCACTGCCGCAACTGCTGGCGGCATGATGGTGGAAGCCTGATGGGCAATCATTGCGTTTCCTGGATAACGATAGCAATGACACCGTCATGGTTCATCGCATTACGGTGTGCTCACTGCCTGTATGGGGCGCGCGTCACGCCCCAGATCGTATGCCGCCACCCCGTGTCGATGCGCCAGCGCAAGGTCATCGGTCAGCGCTTCGGCAATCACCAGTGCGACATTCAACCCGCGCTGCCGGAGCGCCAGCGCATGCGGCAGCATGTCGCGCGCACGCTGTCCGGTGATCATGACCACTGTGCTCCCCCATCCCAACCCGACAGTGGCACGGGAGAGGGTGACTGCCAGATCGCCCTCTTTCGCCACTTCGAGTCGCCCCAGCAGACCGAGGACCTGAATGAGATGCGCTCGCCCCGATCCAGGCGGCAGAATGCCGACGGGGGCGTGACTGGCGGCATCAAAGCCAGTGGTGCACAGACCAACCGATTGTCGCCGCTCGATCAGATGGGCAGCGATCGACGCCGCAGCCACCACGGCGCGTTCCATCGTATCATACGCAAAGCCGCCACCGTATTCGGCGCGCGAGAACGCCAGCGCAATCATCGTTTCGACAGCAATCGCCGGTTGATAGCGACGCACCTGCGGTTCGCCGAGCCGCGCTGTAGCCTTCCAATCGATCCGCCGCACCCCATCGACCGGTTGATATGGTCGTACGCCCATTGGACGCGCGGGATCGGTAAACAGTCGATGTGTTGCAGGCAGCGTGCCGAACGGGAGCGACGCTGGCAATCCCAGGTCTTCGAGCGGCAGCACGTTGGGATAGATTGTCAGCGCTGCGGGTGGCACTTCGCTCACGGTGCGTTCGCCGATCCCGAGCACATCGCCGGTCTGCGCCGTCAGCGGACCGATCTGATAGTATCCCCGCCGTCGGCTGAAAAGCGTGTAGCGCATCTCGCAACGTTCAGCGGCGCCAGGCGACATCACCTCGTACACCATCGGCGGTGAATGCAGCGCCGGTGGCAGCGTTTCGCGCAGGGCGAGCCAGGGAAGAGGCAGAAGACCGGTATTCTGCACTTCGACAAGAACCGGCACAGGATCGCCCGGAAACGCCGCTTCCGGCGCCACGCGCCGGATACGCAACCGGGACGCGCTGCGCCCGACCCACCAGCGCGCGGCGATATGCAATCCCGCGATCAGATAGAGCAAATAGAAGAACAACTCGCTGCGCAGGACGATAGCGAGAATGAACAGAACGATCATTGGCAAGAGAATATCCCGCAATCTGCCCCTCAGGAGATGAACGAAGACCCATCAATACACCGAATCAGATCTGTCCGATGCCAACATCCACCTCCGCCAGCACTGCGTCGAGGGCAGCGGCAGCAGTGCGCCCGCGCAGTGCGCTTTCCGGGCGCGCCAGCAAGCGGTGACGCCAGACAGGACGCACCAGATATTTGACATCGTCGGGAAGAACGTAGTCACGCCCCCGCAGCGCCGCCAGCGCCTGCGATGCGCGAAAGAGCGCCAGCGTCGCACGCGGGCTTGCGCCGAGCGCCAGATCGGGATGGGCGCGCGTCGCATGCGCCAGGCGGATGATATAGTTGCGCACCGCATCATCGACGTGCACCGACCAGATCGCACGCTGCAATGCCGGGATCTGTTGTCCGTCCACGACAGGCTTGAGCGTTTCAATCGGATGCTCACCCGCGAGCATCCGCAACATCTCTGCTTCTTCCTCTGGCGACGGGTAGCCGGGCGCCACCTCGACAAAAAACCGGTCGAGTTGCGCTTCCGGCAATGGGAAGGTTCCCTCGAACTCAACCGGATTTTGTGTCGCCAGCACCAGGAATGGGCGTTGCAGCGCATACGTGGTTCCATCCACGGTCACCTGCCCTTCGCCCATCGCTTCGAGCAGGGCGCTC
Encoded here:
- a CDS encoding AAA family ATPase yields the protein MTDLSLREFATLVRANIARVIVGKSETIDLLLVALLCGGHALIEDVPGVGKTMLARALAISLGLTFRRLQCTPDLMPNDVIGVSVYHPRDASFVFQPGPIFTNILLADEINRATPRTQSALLEAMGEGQVTVDGTTYALQRPFLVLATQNPVEFEGTFPLPEAQLDRFFVEVAPGYPSPEEEAEMLRMLAGEHPIETLKPVVDGQQIPALQRAIWSVHVDDAVRNYIIRLAHATRAHPDLALGASPRATLALFRASQALAALRGRDYVLPDDVKYLVRPVWRHRLLARPESALRGRTAAAALDAVLAEVDVGIGQI